In the Aneurinibacillus soli genome, one interval contains:
- a CDS encoding DEAD/DEAH box helicase — MSGETSFITTQFVKKWCGSNAFYQRGLSYYQHGRVTKLHFDSHERVWHAVVIGSDDYDVEVYIEDSNIDARCTCPAYNTSLSCKHIVAVLLEIQEVQLGQGTKPETKKSKRPIRHSGEKIVDLHKYQQANHLLTTWMNMSNPVAEVRQAYGKHPLMIEYVCNIHTARMPGNGKLLSIELRAGMKRPYVVKKIGEFLESVAEGSTYTFTSNFTFDSSEQYVSEEDMDVLQLLQEIQENEHFFRSQMSYYGSSDSERSLLIPPLIANRLFSKLQGRVVSVNGQENVIFQSDGEEHKLPLTFRLEKGELGEFELDLNDLTEVMFFDSYGWALQDGIFYQLTNSQKNIMRKLAPVRNSMGNKSVLVSQKQMESFVSYVMPGLKEIGQLELAGTISEQIISLPLCVKVFLDYEDETMLAKVEYHYGNIVIDAFQDETKIDGKQDVILMREMENEQEFMKIFESTPFKYNGKQCYIEGEDEIYTFLFTVVPGLEEKAELYMTNAVQSLLFPKDYIPVTRIDVEPGGNLLEISFDMGDIDPQEVQNILQSVVEKKRYYRLSDGTFVSLEDGSFDAINQLFSELHISKSQVKSGVLQLPVYRSLQIDELIGEGDKYSAKLGKKFRRLIQELKNPDMIDVAVPETLQATLRDYQNFGFQWLKTLAHYRLGGILADDMGLGKTIQTITYLLSEKADETRKTHTSLIVVPASLVYNWKSEFEKYAPDLDVAVAYGTPDERSACLRERMPDAFITSYPLLRQDIELYEAMEFDSLILDEAQAIKNHTTKTASAVKTIKAGKRFALSGTPIENSLDELWSIFDAILPGFFHNHKWFKSLENDKIARMVRPFILRRLKQDVLTELPEKIETVHQSELTKKQKELYVGYLEKIQQEAKESLETDGFQKNRMKILAGLTRLRQLCCHPSLFLENYEDASGKMEQLMEIVANALENKRRLLIFSQFTSMLAIIRQEMDRQNIGYFYLDGQTPSKDRMGMTERFNQGEHDIFLISLKAGGTGLNLTGADTVILYDLWWNPAVEEQAAGRAHRIGQKNSVQVMRLIARGTIEEKIYELQQKKKELIEQVIQPGETMLSSLSEAEIRDILGI; from the coding sequence ATGAGCGGGGAAACATCGTTTATTACAACACAATTTGTGAAGAAATGGTGCGGGTCCAATGCATTTTATCAGCGCGGACTCTCTTATTATCAGCATGGGCGGGTGACGAAGCTTCACTTTGACTCGCATGAACGTGTTTGGCATGCAGTCGTGATTGGCAGTGACGACTATGATGTAGAGGTTTATATAGAAGACAGCAATATCGATGCCCGGTGTACGTGTCCGGCTTATAATACGAGTTTGTCATGCAAGCATATTGTAGCCGTACTTTTGGAAATCCAGGAAGTACAACTCGGACAGGGAACAAAGCCGGAAACAAAAAAGTCTAAACGACCTATCCGCCATTCAGGAGAAAAAATTGTTGATTTGCATAAATACCAGCAAGCAAATCACTTGCTTACGACCTGGATGAACATGTCGAATCCGGTCGCGGAAGTGAGACAAGCATATGGCAAGCATCCACTTATGATCGAGTATGTATGTAACATTCATACTGCACGAATGCCAGGTAACGGGAAACTGCTTTCGATTGAGTTGCGAGCAGGGATGAAGCGGCCGTATGTGGTGAAAAAAATCGGTGAATTTTTGGAAAGCGTCGCCGAAGGTTCAACTTATACATTCACATCGAATTTCACCTTCGATTCGTCGGAACAGTACGTTTCGGAAGAAGATATGGATGTTTTGCAATTATTGCAAGAAATTCAGGAGAACGAACATTTTTTTCGTTCGCAGATGAGCTACTATGGAAGCAGCGACAGTGAACGATCGTTGCTTATTCCGCCGTTGATTGCGAATCGTTTGTTTTCCAAGCTGCAAGGGAGAGTGGTATCGGTTAACGGGCAGGAGAATGTAATCTTTCAGTCTGATGGGGAAGAACATAAGCTTCCGCTAACATTTCGGCTTGAAAAAGGAGAGTTGGGGGAGTTCGAGCTTGATTTGAACGATTTGACGGAGGTTATGTTTTTTGACTCATATGGCTGGGCCTTGCAAGACGGAATCTTCTATCAATTAACTAATTCTCAAAAAAACATTATGCGCAAGCTTGCCCCGGTACGGAATTCGATGGGGAACAAGTCGGTGCTTGTGTCGCAAAAACAAATGGAATCATTTGTTTCATATGTGATGCCGGGGTTGAAAGAAATTGGCCAGTTGGAGTTGGCAGGGACGATCTCGGAACAAATCATAAGCTTGCCTTTGTGTGTGAAGGTGTTTCTTGATTATGAGGATGAGACAATGCTGGCTAAAGTTGAATATCATTATGGCAACATTGTCATTGATGCATTTCAAGATGAGACGAAGATAGATGGGAAGCAAGATGTCATTTTGATGCGTGAGATGGAAAACGAACAGGAGTTTATGAAGATTTTTGAAAGCACTCCGTTCAAATATAATGGAAAACAATGTTATATCGAAGGGGAAGACGAGATTTATACCTTTTTGTTTACCGTTGTGCCAGGATTGGAGGAAAAAGCAGAGCTGTATATGACAAATGCGGTGCAATCGTTGCTTTTTCCGAAAGACTATATACCTGTTACCCGAATCGATGTAGAGCCAGGCGGGAATTTGCTGGAGATTAGTTTTGATATGGGCGATATTGATCCACAAGAGGTGCAGAATATTTTGCAATCCGTTGTGGAGAAGAAAAGATATTACCGCTTGTCAGATGGTACGTTTGTGTCGCTTGAGGATGGTTCTTTTGATGCGATCAATCAGTTGTTTTCCGAACTTCATATTAGCAAATCACAAGTAAAATCTGGCGTGTTACAGCTTCCGGTGTATCGCAGCTTACAGATTGATGAACTGATTGGCGAGGGAGACAAGTACTCAGCCAAACTTGGGAAGAAGTTTCGCCGTCTTATCCAGGAGCTGAAAAATCCGGATATGATTGATGTGGCTGTGCCAGAAACATTGCAGGCTACGCTGCGGGATTATCAAAATTTTGGCTTCCAGTGGCTCAAAACGCTGGCTCATTATCGTCTGGGTGGGATTCTGGCTGATGATATGGGGCTTGGGAAAACGATACAGACGATTACGTATCTTCTTTCTGAGAAAGCGGACGAAACGAGAAAGACACATACGTCACTTATCGTTGTTCCGGCATCGCTTGTGTACAATTGGAAAAGCGAATTTGAAAAATATGCACCCGATCTAGATGTAGCGGTCGCATATGGTACGCCTGATGAGCGTAGTGCCTGCTTGCGTGAGCGTATGCCGGATGCATTCATTACTTCATACCCGCTTTTGCGGCAAGATATTGAGTTGTATGAAGCGATGGAGTTCGACTCGCTTATTCTTGATGAAGCGCAGGCCATCAAAAATCATACGACGAAAACAGCCAGTGCGGTGAAAACGATTAAGGCAGGCAAACGATTTGCGCTCAGTGGTACGCCAATTGAAAATTCCCTTGATGAGCTGTGGTCCATTTTTGACGCAATTTTGCCTGGGTTTTTCCACAATCATAAATGGTTTAAAAGCCTAGAGAACGATAAAATCGCGCGGATGGTGCGTCCATTCATATTGCGACGTTTAAAGCAGGATGTACTTACGGAGCTGCCGGAAAAAATCGAAACCGTTCATCAATCAGAATTGACGAAAAAACAGAAAGAACTATATGTCGGGTATCTCGAAAAAATCCAGCAGGAAGCAAAAGAATCGCTGGAAACAGACGGATTTCAAAAAAACCGCATGAAAATTCTTGCAGGCTTAACAAGATTGAGACAGTTATGCTGCCATCCATCGCTTTTTCTGGAAAACTATGAAGATGCGTCAGGTAAAATGGAGCAGTTGATGGAAATTGTCGCGAATGCGTTAGAGAATAAGCGAAGGCTGCTCATTTTTTCACAATTTACAAGCATGCTGGCAATCATTCGTCAGGAGATGGATCGCCAAAACATCGGGTACTTCTATCTAGATGGACAAACTCCTTCGAAAGATCGAATGGGAATGACGGAGCGATTTAATCAAGGGGAACATGATATTTTCCTCATCTCGCTAAAAGCGGGTGGAACCGGATTGAATTTAACGGGAGCGGATACCGTTATCCTGTATGACTTGTGGTGGAATCCTGCGGTGGAAGAGCAGGCGGCAGGCCGAGCGCATCGCATTGGACAAAAAAATAGTGTCCAGGTGATGCGGCTGATTGCACGCGGTACGATTGAGGAAAAGATCTATGAATTGCAGCAGAAGAAAAAAGAGTTGATTGAACAAGTGATTCAGCCGGGGGAAACGATGCTGTCAAGTTTATCGGAAGCGGAAATTCGCGATATATTGGGGATATAA
- a CDS encoding S-layer homology domain-containing protein — MNRIKRTIAPFTLAGLLGVQSLIVPVLAEAASVSGGKFSDVAKSHWATPYITKMSLRNVVAGYEDGTFKPEQKVTQLQAVALAVRNMGLADEAEKYKNTAIPYTVPTWAKGSVALAISKGLIKPSEKNFSPNEYASRAWIAQLMVRMVGKESEVGSSVETTVFTDAADVPDWAKEYVKTAASLGLVSGYLENGKYSFKPNYAVTRAQIVSVLSQSEKYIDVTSDTTQIGSVESITGSTLSITNSAGAKQSYTLTNQTKFYKDSKEITSAVVDADSQVMVIGTNGKANYVEVLQNKPTKPQYTTVKGTIEKVFSEAKTVVVRLSDEKLQTYTISDSTAITSGSDKLQVSQLVKGDQVELSINADGKVVELKRTNVSQEQAMAGTVYDIDKTTQLLTIKTAAGKLEAYQYTDATYIEYKNKRFPSVEDLLPGDSVKLEVNNGSITKVIVADSTANTGETSTVKVISAADKFIALQNDKGEMQAYTIAPSATVSLNGAIAPTLADIKVGDKVEVKIENNVVVSIAIKNRTVQGSNSLLSGSVFALDTTNRVLSLKGSNGELRAYEVLPTAQVLLNGNAKSLSDIKKDMTVSIQLNEDNKIISINADNRLRAEVVYVDTDNRLLTVKLETGETKVYVVDQNADIVIYDISGETLRDLRVGDKIAMKMDTSKVTAIDVEKSYVYRATDNNSSYTTRITAQNEQGRSRDLIIDNGVTLTIPGIAYPKVSDVKKGDVLRVTYLGNTLKSVAVVPSIYGQVTQVTPETNKVVVKDLNGVTNEMTLGYGSSIQIGDRTYTNLTSLVPGNRVQVAESANGAKSIIVLSQVDTTFTSLDPLGDRIYTAKGSYYLPDSLFNRQTQLQTLLNSLRKNDKVTLYFLNNELYEIARNQ, encoded by the coding sequence ATGAATCGCATCAAACGTACAATAGCCCCTTTTACATTGGCAGGTTTGCTAGGGGTTCAAAGTCTGATCGTACCTGTCTTGGCAGAAGCAGCCTCGGTGTCCGGCGGGAAATTCTCGGATGTAGCAAAAAGCCATTGGGCTACTCCATATATCACGAAAATGAGTCTGCGTAATGTAGTAGCGGGTTACGAAGATGGAACATTTAAGCCGGAACAAAAAGTGACACAATTGCAGGCGGTTGCTCTGGCCGTTCGAAATATGGGATTAGCTGACGAAGCAGAAAAATACAAAAATACAGCCATTCCATATACAGTTCCAACATGGGCCAAAGGTTCAGTTGCTCTAGCAATTTCGAAGGGGCTGATTAAACCATCCGAGAAAAACTTTAGTCCGAATGAATACGCATCCCGTGCCTGGATTGCGCAGCTGATGGTAAGGATGGTTGGTAAAGAAAGTGAAGTGGGAAGCTCAGTTGAAACGACCGTATTTACGGATGCGGCAGATGTGCCGGATTGGGCAAAAGAATATGTGAAGACAGCTGCTAGCCTTGGGTTGGTATCTGGTTATCTGGAGAATGGTAAATACTCGTTTAAACCGAATTATGCGGTTACTCGCGCACAAATTGTTTCTGTACTAAGTCAGAGTGAAAAATACATAGACGTAACATCGGACACGACGCAGATTGGATCGGTGGAAAGTATAACAGGCAGTACACTTTCTATCACCAATTCAGCTGGAGCGAAGCAGAGCTACACTCTTACAAATCAGACCAAGTTTTATAAAGACAGCAAGGAAATCACAAGTGCAGTCGTGGACGCAGACAGTCAAGTAATGGTAATCGGGACGAACGGAAAAGCTAACTATGTCGAAGTTCTACAGAATAAGCCGACTAAGCCGCAGTATACAACGGTAAAAGGAACGATTGAAAAAGTATTTAGCGAAGCAAAAACAGTTGTAGTTCGGCTATCGGATGAAAAGCTCCAGACGTATACGATTTCGGATAGTACAGCGATAACATCTGGCTCTGACAAACTACAGGTAAGTCAGCTTGTAAAAGGCGACCAGGTTGAGTTGTCCATAAATGCAGATGGCAAGGTAGTGGAACTGAAGCGAACCAATGTAAGCCAGGAGCAAGCTATGGCGGGCACTGTTTACGATATTGATAAAACAACACAATTGCTTACAATTAAAACGGCAGCTGGCAAGCTGGAAGCCTATCAATATACAGATGCTACGTATATTGAATACAAGAATAAGAGATTTCCTAGTGTAGAAGATTTACTCCCAGGTGATTCTGTGAAACTAGAAGTAAATAATGGGTCCATCACGAAGGTTATTGTGGCTGATTCAACAGCCAACACTGGGGAGACGTCAACGGTTAAAGTAATCAGTGCGGCGGATAAATTTATTGCCCTGCAAAACGATAAGGGAGAAATGCAGGCTTATACAATTGCGCCGTCTGCGACTGTTTCCTTGAATGGAGCCATTGCCCCAACGCTTGCTGATATTAAAGTAGGCGATAAAGTAGAAGTGAAAATCGAAAATAATGTAGTTGTTTCGATTGCGATCAAGAATCGTACCGTACAGGGCAGTAATAGCTTGCTATCTGGTAGTGTGTTTGCCCTTGATACAACGAATCGTGTTCTGTCTCTTAAAGGTAGTAATGGTGAGTTGCGTGCGTATGAAGTGCTTCCTACGGCTCAAGTGTTGCTCAATGGAAATGCTAAAAGTCTTTCAGATATCAAAAAAGATATGACCGTATCGATTCAATTGAATGAAGATAACAAGATTATCTCTATTAATGCAGATAATAGACTTCGTGCGGAAGTAGTTTATGTAGATACGGATAATCGATTATTAACAGTGAAGCTAGAAACAGGCGAGACAAAAGTTTATGTAGTAGACCAAAATGCAGACATTGTGATCTATGATATAAGTGGTGAGACTTTGCGCGATCTTCGAGTAGGCGATAAGATCGCCATGAAGATGGACACAAGTAAAGTAACAGCAATCGATGTGGAAAAATCGTACGTATATCGTGCTACGGATAATAATTCTTCTTATACCACTCGAATTACGGCACAGAATGAACAGGGACGGTCACGTGATCTTATTATAGACAACGGTGTGACTCTTACTATTCCAGGTATTGCATATCCAAAAGTATCCGATGTGAAAAAAGGTGATGTACTGCGCGTCACATACCTGGGTAACACACTGAAATCGGTCGCAGTCGTGCCGAGTATATATGGACAGGTAACACAGGTAACACCAGAAACGAATAAAGTAGTTGTAAAAGATTTAAACGGGGTTACGAATGAGATGACACTTGGATATGGTAGCAGCATTCAGATCGGAGACCGTACGTATACGAATCTGACTTCACTTGTGCCAGGCAATCGGGTGCAGGTGGCAGAATCGGCTAATGGGGCGAAAAGCATCATTGTTCTATCACAAGTAGATACAACCTTTACATCGCTTGATCCATTAGGTGACCGAATTTATACAGCGAAAGGTAGCTATTATTTGCCGGATTCATTATTTAACCGTCAAACACAGCTGCAAACTCTGCTGAACAGTCTACGGAAAAATGATAAGGTTACCTTGTATTTCTTGAATAATGAACTGTACGAGATTGCGAGAAACCAATAG
- the gdhA gene encoding NADP-specific glutamate dehydrogenase codes for MATLQEVKQDALQIAKEYVNAVYETVKKRNPHETEFHQAVKEILDSLVPVFAKHPKYMNTAILERIVEPERVISFRVPWVDDQGKVQVNRGFRVQFNSAIGPYKGGLRFHPSVNASIIKFLGFEQIFKNSLTGQPIGGGKGGSDFDPKGKSDMEIMRFTQSFMTELCKYIGPDTDVPAGDIGVGGREIGFLFGQYKKIRGGYEAGVLTGKGLGYGGSLARTEATGYGTVYFVQEMLKDQGLSFTGSTVVVSGSGNVSIYAIEKATELGGKVVACSDSNGYIYDPNGINLDTVKRLKEVERKRIHEYVQEHPQAQYFEGCAGIWSIPCDIALPCATQNEINESSAKLLVANGVKAIGEGANMPSTLEAIDVFLSNKVLFGPAKAANAGGVAVSALEMAQNSMRLAWTFEEVDAKLHQIMVNIYRNSVKAADEYGHPGNLVVGANIAGFLKVADAMMAQGII; via the coding sequence ATGGCTACGTTACAAGAAGTTAAACAGGACGCATTACAAATCGCGAAAGAATATGTGAACGCCGTATATGAAACAGTGAAAAAACGTAATCCACACGAAACCGAATTCCATCAGGCAGTCAAAGAAATTTTAGATTCCCTTGTGCCTGTTTTCGCAAAACATCCAAAATATATGAACACTGCCATTCTGGAGCGAATCGTCGAACCAGAGCGCGTTATTTCCTTCCGTGTTCCATGGGTAGATGACCAGGGCAAAGTTCAGGTCAACCGTGGATTCCGTGTACAGTTCAACAGTGCAATCGGGCCATATAAAGGTGGCTTACGCTTCCATCCTTCTGTTAACGCAAGCATCATTAAATTCCTCGGCTTTGAACAAATTTTCAAGAACTCCCTGACAGGCCAACCAATTGGCGGAGGCAAGGGTGGTTCTGACTTCGATCCAAAAGGCAAATCCGATATGGAAATCATGCGCTTCACACAGAGCTTCATGACGGAGCTGTGTAAATATATCGGGCCAGATACAGACGTACCAGCAGGTGATATCGGCGTTGGTGGACGCGAGATCGGCTTCTTATTCGGACAGTACAAAAAAATTCGCGGTGGCTACGAAGCAGGTGTATTAACCGGTAAAGGACTTGGCTATGGTGGCAGTCTGGCCCGTACGGAAGCAACAGGCTATGGTACCGTCTACTTCGTACAAGAAATGCTGAAAGATCAAGGACTCAGCTTTACAGGCAGCACCGTTGTTGTATCTGGCTCCGGTAATGTTTCCATCTACGCGATTGAGAAAGCAACAGAATTAGGCGGAAAAGTTGTAGCCTGCAGCGATTCAAACGGCTACATTTATGATCCGAATGGCATCAACCTCGATACTGTGAAGCGTCTGAAGGAAGTAGAACGCAAACGAATTCATGAATACGTACAGGAACACCCGCAGGCGCAATACTTTGAAGGTTGCGCAGGCATCTGGTCAATTCCATGCGACATTGCTCTTCCTTGTGCTACACAAAATGAGATCAATGAATCATCCGCAAAACTGCTCGTGGCAAACGGCGTCAAAGCAATCGGTGAAGGGGCTAATATGCCATCTACACTCGAAGCGATTGACGTGTTCCTGAGTAACAAAGTACTCTTCGGACCGGCTAAGGCTGCTAATGCAGGCGGTGTAGCGGTTTCTGCCCTTGAAATGGCGCAAAATAGCATGCGTCTCGCTTGGACTTTTGAAGAAGTTGACGCGAAGCTGCATCAGATCATGGTTAATATTTACCGCAACAGCGTAAAAGCTGCGGATGAATACGGTCATCCAGGCAATCTCGTTGTCGGTGCGAATATTGCTGGCTTCCTTAAAGTTGCCGATGCAATGATGGCACAAGGCATTATCTAA
- a CDS encoding LysR family transcriptional regulator: MELRQIQYFIEVAKREHVTEAAYALHVAQSAVSRQIFNLEAELGVNLFIREGRNVRLTPIGRMFLDHMQQAMNVIEKAKREVEEYLDPERGIIRVGFPSSLAAYMLPTVISAFRQEHPHVKFQLRQGSYHFLIDAVDKGEVDIALLGPVPTQEKRVKGDILFLENIVALLPSNHPLAKESSVQLSQLRDDPFVLFPSGFILRDIVVQACSQFGFRPDVSFEGEDIDAIKGLVAAGLGVTLIPEITLVDSIPRTTVKKMISEGKVTRTVGVIIPRDRELLPTEELFYEFLKRFFAVLNRFEG; encoded by the coding sequence GTGGAGCTTCGGCAGATCCAGTATTTTATCGAAGTAGCCAAACGTGAACATGTGACAGAGGCGGCGTATGCGCTGCATGTCGCGCAGTCAGCAGTTAGCCGTCAGATTTTTAATCTGGAAGCGGAACTGGGAGTGAATTTGTTTATTCGAGAAGGGCGGAATGTACGCTTGACGCCAATCGGACGTATGTTTCTCGATCATATGCAGCAAGCCATGAATGTAATTGAGAAAGCAAAACGGGAAGTAGAGGAGTATCTGGACCCGGAACGTGGGATTATTCGGGTCGGATTTCCGAGTAGTCTGGCTGCTTACATGCTTCCGACTGTTATCTCGGCATTCCGGCAGGAACATCCGCATGTAAAGTTCCAGCTACGTCAGGGATCCTATCATTTCCTGATCGATGCGGTGGACAAGGGGGAGGTCGATATTGCGCTGCTCGGTCCGGTGCCCACACAGGAGAAGCGCGTGAAGGGAGATATCCTGTTTCTCGAAAATATTGTGGCACTTCTGCCGTCGAATCATCCGCTGGCCAAAGAATCGTCTGTACAGCTGAGTCAGTTACGGGACGACCCGTTTGTATTGTTTCCGTCAGGGTTTATTCTGCGGGATATTGTTGTCCAGGCTTGCAGTCAATTTGGCTTTAGGCCGGACGTATCGTTTGAAGGTGAGGATATTGATGCCATCAAAGGGTTAGTAGCCGCCGGGCTTGGTGTCACATTAATTCCTGAAATTACGCTTGTGGACAGCATCCCACGTACAACTGTGAAGAAAATGATCAGTGAGGGGAAGGTAACGCGGACTGTTGGTGTTATTATCCCGCGTGACCGTGAATTGCTGCCAACAGAGGAGCTTTTTTATGAGTTTTTAAAGCGGTTCTTTGCTGTATTAAACCGCTTTGAAGGATAG
- a CDS encoding YwbE family protein: protein MNGQQRVDITPGIEVDIVLKQDQRTGKTTRGIVKDILTKSSFHPHGIKVRLQDGQVGRVKTIFK, encoded by the coding sequence ATGAACGGTCAGCAGCGGGTGGATATCACGCCTGGAATTGAAGTCGACATTGTGCTGAAGCAGGATCAACGAACAGGAAAAACAACACGCGGCATCGTCAAGGACATCCTGACGAAATCCAGCTTTCATCCGCACGGCATCAAAGTACGCCTGCAAGATGGACAGGTAGGGCGCGTGAAAACCATCTTCAAATGA
- the hrpB gene encoding ATP-dependent helicase HrpB, translating to MTKLPIKAVISDLREALRTRQNAVLIAAPGAGKTTHVPLALLDEPWLTGQRILMLEPRRLAARTAARYMAASLGEKAGETIGYRVKMDTKVGPTTRVEVITEGVLTRLLQNDPALEGVGLVIFDEFHERNLHADLGLALCLQSQSLLRDDLRILVMSATLETEPVAALLNGAPVIESAGQAFPVETYYAKQLIKGTVEAAVVQTIQKALQQHNGDVLVFLPGAGEIRRVERMLVEIEWTEQVRVAPLYGNLSRDEQDQAIAPGKPGERKIVLATSIAETSLTVEGVRIVIDSGLMRVARFSPRTGMTRLETIRVSRASADQRRGRAGRLSSGICFRLWTEEEDRQLAARLTPEILETDLAPLTLALAEWGAEPRELLWLDAPPIAALAQARELLMQLGALGEDGTITSHGRQIAELGVHPRLAHMMLRAKELALGGLACELAAVLSERDFVRGERRNADTRLRIDLLHVRNNQSTPYQIDEGLRRRIWTEAEEWKRQLAVKDETGKKGDWCGLLLSFAYPDRIAQRRENGRFLLSNGRGAMFAEAQAMSMSVYLVAAELGDDVPESRIFLAAPVDIQDIIEHAGEQVKEEQWIVWDHSAQAVRARNRMRLGALILSETPLVSPNPDDCLAALLAGIREEGMRIFSWNKASKQLRERLAFLYQAGAETLEMSDEALLASLEEWAAPHVYGLKSRAELERLNMKDVLEGMLSWEDRQKLDAEAPTHIIVPSGSRIPIDYSDPQQPVLAVRLQEVFGLMETPCIARGRIPLLIHLLSPANRPVQVTRDLASFWCTTYFEIKKDLKGRYPKHYWPDDPLNALPTNRVRPRQ from the coding sequence ATGACAAAACTGCCAATTAAAGCGGTTATTTCCGATTTGCGGGAGGCGCTTCGTACCCGGCAGAACGCTGTACTTATCGCAGCTCCGGGTGCGGGCAAGACGACGCATGTGCCGCTTGCGTTGCTCGATGAGCCGTGGCTTACGGGACAGCGTATTCTCATGCTCGAACCGCGCCGTCTTGCTGCGCGTACCGCTGCACGCTACATGGCGGCTTCGCTTGGAGAGAAGGCGGGAGAGACTATTGGCTACCGCGTTAAAATGGATACAAAAGTAGGTCCTACTACAAGAGTTGAAGTCATTACAGAAGGTGTTCTAACCCGTCTGCTGCAGAATGATCCGGCACTTGAAGGAGTGGGACTTGTTATTTTTGATGAGTTTCACGAACGGAATCTGCATGCTGATCTGGGGCTTGCGCTTTGCCTGCAATCACAGTCACTCCTGCGGGATGATTTGCGCATTCTTGTTATGTCGGCCACACTGGAGACCGAACCGGTCGCAGCGCTTCTTAACGGCGCTCCTGTTATTGAGAGTGCGGGACAGGCATTTCCTGTTGAAACGTATTATGCCAAGCAGCTAATAAAAGGAACTGTTGAGGCCGCAGTTGTACAAACGATTCAAAAGGCTTTGCAGCAGCATAATGGCGATGTGCTTGTATTCCTGCCAGGTGCAGGCGAGATACGTCGAGTGGAAAGAATGCTTGTAGAGATAGAATGGACGGAACAAGTACGTGTTGCTCCGCTGTACGGCAATTTATCGCGAGACGAACAGGACCAGGCGATTGCACCAGGAAAACCGGGCGAGCGTAAAATCGTATTGGCAACCTCGATTGCGGAGACAAGCCTGACGGTTGAAGGGGTACGGATCGTTATTGATAGCGGTCTGATGCGTGTGGCGCGTTTCTCGCCACGTACGGGCATGACAAGGCTCGAAACGATCCGTGTATCCCGTGCATCGGCAGATCAGCGGCGTGGCCGTGCCGGGCGTCTATCGTCGGGTATATGCTTTCGTCTCTGGACGGAGGAGGAAGATCGGCAGCTTGCGGCGCGCCTTACACCGGAGATTCTTGAGACAGACCTGGCTCCGCTCACGCTTGCGCTGGCAGAATGGGGTGCGGAGCCAAGAGAGCTTCTCTGGCTGGATGCTCCCCCGATAGCAGCCTTGGCGCAGGCACGGGAGCTATTAATGCAGCTGGGTGCCCTTGGGGAAGATGGTACGATTACGTCCCACGGTCGCCAGATAGCCGAACTTGGTGTACATCCGCGCCTGGCTCATATGATGCTACGGGCTAAAGAACTTGCGCTTGGTGGCCTGGCATGTGAGCTGGCGGCGGTTCTCAGTGAACGAGATTTTGTCCGTGGGGAGAGACGGAACGCAGACACACGGCTTAGAATTGATCTGCTTCATGTGCGTAATAATCAGAGTACACCTTATCAAATAGACGAAGGGTTACGTCGGCGGATCTGGACGGAAGCAGAAGAGTGGAAGCGTCAGCTGGCGGTAAAGGACGAGACAGGCAAGAAGGGCGATTGGTGTGGGTTGTTGCTTTCGTTCGCTTATCCAGACCGCATTGCCCAGCGGCGCGAGAATGGGCGGTTTTTATTAAGCAATGGTCGAGGGGCGATGTTTGCAGAAGCGCAGGCAATGAGTATGTCTGTATATCTAGTAGCCGCAGAACTTGGAGATGACGTGCCGGAGAGTCGGATTTTTCTAGCTGCTCCGGTCGATATTCAAGACATTATCGAACATGCGGGTGAGCAGGTGAAAGAAGAACAGTGGATTGTCTGGGATCATTCTGCGCAGGCAGTTCGTGCGCGAAACCGCATGAGACTTGGGGCGCTGATTTTGTCAGAGACACCGCTTGTAAGCCCGAACCCGGATGATTGTCTGGCTGCGTTGCTTGCAGGAATTCGCGAAGAAGGGATGCGTATTTTCTCATGGAACAAGGCATCTAAGCAGCTGCGGGAACGTCTTGCTTTCTTGTATCAAGCGGGAGCGGAGACACTTGAAATGTCCGATGAGGCATTGCTGGCATCCCTCGAAGAGTGGGCTGCGCCACATGTATACGGGTTAAAAAGCCGGGCTGAGCTGGAACGTTTGAACATGAAGGATGTACTAGAGGGTATGTTGTCATGGGAAGATCGCCAGAAGCTTGATGCGGAAGCGCCGACACATATCATCGTTCCAAGCGGCTCACGCATTCCGATTGACTACAGTGATCCACAGCAGCCAGTCCTAGCCGTACGCCTGCAAGAAGTATTTGGATTGATGGAGACACCATGTATTGCGCGAGGACGGATTCCGCTTCTGATACATTTGCTGTCACCAGCTAATCGTCCGGTGCAGGTTACCCGTGATCTAGCTAGTTTTTGGTGCACTACGTATTTTGAAATTAAAAAAGACCTCAAAGGTCGGTACCCGAAGCATTACTGGCCGGATGATCCGCTGAACGCACTTCCGACTAATCGGGTGCGTCCACGGCAATAG